Genomic window (Streptomyces cadmiisoli):
GCGGACGACACCGGGGCGAAGATCAGATCGCGGGGGCGGCGGCGGCTGCCCCGGCGGTGCCAGCGGACCAGGCGTTCGCCGCGGGCCAGCTGGGTGACGAACTCCATGGTCGCCGTGCCGTCGTCCACGACCACCAGGTCGCGGGCGCGTGTGATGCTCAGCAGCAGTTGCACATAGCGCGAGAACGGATCGCCCATGACGATCCGTTCCGCGCGGCACAGCGGGCCGACGAGCCCGCCGATCGTCTGGAAGGGCGCCGACGCGCCGCCGCGCGCCTCCTCCCACCGGACGGTGTAGCCCTCCTCACGCGCCAGTTCCGCCATCCGCCGCAGCTGGCCGCGGGTCATCGGATCGAGCGGGGACAGGACCACGAGCGTGAGCCCCGCACCGGGTGCGTGGACATGCGCCCACTCCAGCACGTTCAGGAGCTGTACCGGACTCTCGACGAAGGCGAGAGTATGAGGGCCGGCATTCCCGGCGCGGGGGCTCATCGGCGTACGACCGTCCCGTCGTAAGGCGTTGTGGGAGTTGTAGGCGTGGCGGGCCCGTCGGCCCCGCGCGTCAGACCTGGACCGGCTCGCCCGCGGCCGCGGCGATCTCGGCCTCGGCGACGACGCCCTGGACGCGGCGCAGCTTCTTCATCGGGCCGAGCTCCGACTCGTAGACCTGCTTGACGCCGTCACCGAGGGAGGCCTCGATGGTGCGGATGTCGCGCACCAGGCGGGACAGGCCCTGGGGCTCGACGGAGGCGGCCTGGTCGGAGCCCCACATGGCGCGGTCCAGGGTGATGTGACGCTCGACGAAGGTGGCGCCGAGGGCGACCGCGGCGAGGGTGGTCTGCAGGCCCGTCTCGTGGCCGGAGTAACCGATCGGGACGTTCGGGTACTCCTGCTGGAGGGTGTTGATCACGCGCAGGTTGAGCTCCTCGGCCTTGGCCGGGTAGGTCGACGTGGCGTGGCAGAGCAGGATGTTGTCCGAGCCGAGGACCTCGACCGCGTGGCGGATCTGCTTCGGGGTGGACATGCCCGTGGAGAGGATGACCGTGCGGCCGGTGGCGCGCAGCGCCCGCAGCAGCTCGTCGTCGGTCAGGGACGCGGAGGCGACCTTGTGGGCGGGGACGTCGAACTTCTCCAGGAAGGCGACGGCCTCGGTGTCCCACGGGGAGGCGAACCAGGCGATCCCCTTCTCCTTGCAGTGCTCGTCGATCCGGCGGTACTCGTCCTCGCCGAACTCCACGCGGTGGCGGTAGTCGATGTAGGTCATCCGGCCCCAGGGGGTGTCGCGCTCGATGTCCCACTGGTCGCGCGGGGTGCAGATCTCCGGCGTGCGCTTCTGGAACTTGACCGCGTCGCAGCCCGCCTCGGCGGCCACGTCGATCAGCTTGAAGGCGTTCTCCAGGTCACCGTTGTGGTTGATGCCGATCTCGCCGGTGATGTACACGGGCCGGCCGGGGCCGGCCGTCTTCGAACCGAACGTGCGCAGGCGGGAGTTGGTGCTCATGGCAGGAACATTCCTTACTTGGTGGAGGGGTCGAGAGAGTCGAGAGAGGGTCCGAGGATCCAGCCGGCGATCTCTCGGATCGCGCCGACGCCACCGGGGACGGTGGTGACCGCGCGTGCGGCGCCGCGTACCACGTCGTGGGCGCTCGCGACCGCTACCGGCCAGCCGACGAGGGCGAAGCACGGCAGGTCGTTGACGTCGTTGCCGACGTAGAGCACGCGCTCCGGCGCGATGCCCTGCTCCTCGCACCACTGCTTGAGCGCGAGGTCCTTGCGGTCGATGCCGTGCAGCA
Coding sequences:
- a CDS encoding N-acetylneuraminate synthase family protein, whose amino-acid sequence is MSTNSRLRTFGSKTAGPGRPVYITGEIGINHNGDLENAFKLIDVAAEAGCDAVKFQKRTPEICTPRDQWDIERDTPWGRMTYIDYRHRVEFGEDEYRRIDEHCKEKGIAWFASPWDTEAVAFLEKFDVPAHKVASASLTDDELLRALRATGRTVILSTGMSTPKQIRHAVEVLGSDNILLCHATSTYPAKAEELNLRVINTLQQEYPNVPIGYSGHETGLQTTLAAVALGATFVERHITLDRAMWGSDQAASVEPQGLSRLVRDIRTIEASLGDGVKQVYESELGPMKKLRRVQGVVAEAEIAAAAGEPVQV